The Lycium ferocissimum isolate CSIRO_LF1 chromosome 10, AGI_CSIRO_Lferr_CH_V1, whole genome shotgun sequence genome window below encodes:
- the LOC132032392 gene encoding uncharacterized protein LOC132032392 isoform X3, with amino-acid sequence MSRELPSQKAFHLLDPDLRNHWSTGTNTKEWILLELDEPCLLSHIRIYNKSVLEWEISAGLRYKPETFPKVRPRCEAPRRDMMYPMNYTPCRYVRISCLRGSPIAIFFVQLIGITVTGLEPEFQPIVNYLLPQIISSKQDDNDMHLQLLQDITNRLGVFLPQLEADLNSFSEAAEHATRFLAMLAGPLYPILQIVKERETARSLGSISESEASRNSQSVIALTVSSNFEPRRSRNMASLIFPTSCYLAFRPDAIFILLRKAYKDSNLGNICRVASWILSKFLEPTKAPEASLSSSEITTSVPDEGSHSEPCTPASFADYSDLFGDEFQIPEYQWDSKFTNILDIGLIEEGILHVLYACVSKPLLCSKLADHASDFWLALPLVQALLPALRPSINSSDPIDDDLSQWKQPFVQKALSQIVGTSSSSVYRPLLRACGGYLSSFSPSNGRAACVLIDLCSGVLAPWIPQVIAKIDLALELLKDLLPIIQGARHSFARARAALKYIVLALSGVMDDILVKYKDAKHQVLFLVEMLEPYLDPAITPVQSIIAFGNVPSVFLEKQEKNCAIALNVIRTAVHKHAVLPSLEAEWRRGSVAPSVLLSVLEPHMQLPPDIDLRQSPTAELLGSQLVNVSPLSSVFHNGGVSSRSGIHDDSDAKVDSDMTGKADIPEEVNLLFAPPELNRISLVSGSLEKKCTALSSDVKKEINQIVEKATNNQFDNGSLSAIDYTVEYSNLHADYFQLVSYRDCQMKASEFRRLAVDLHSQCEITPEGHDAAIDALLLAAECYVNPFFMMSSRDTSPIMNKLSTKKPCKNHEASVLQKLFEEDNDFKIVADLERKRDKFVLEIMLEAAELDRKYQQNSDGECPTPYIEGNDEKLELSQQDIKSADAITLLRQNQALLCDFLIHRLQKEEHPTHEILLQILLFVLHSGTRLNCPPEIIVDTIIKSAEHLNRQLRSFYYQLKEGTVQLNEWKLHAVRRRWILLQRLIIASSGCDEGSELSISYRSGFRFANLVPASAWLQKIPAFSSSTAPLARFLGWMAISRNAEQYQKEKLFLVSDLPQLTYLLSIFSDELAVVGYLEQKDDKKIEESGSNSSSRKGGESCSPQIGDQSFSVIYPDISQFFPNLQKEFEVFGESILEAVALQLRSFSPAIIPDLLCWFSDFCSWPFVREENQLYCRKSSGFAKGFVAKNAKAIVFYVLEAIVAEHMEALVPELPTLMQVLVSLCGSSYCDVSFLSSVLQLVKPIISYSLGKCSADENVVSDDSCLNLESLCFDELFEIIKDENQSTPREDGLCRAMSIFVLASVFPDLSFQRKVELLQFSISCADFASCEPTTSFHDYLCSYQALIGNCKVLLLETLRGWGVIPYTMPQLSDIDISAPCDDRSEHYSDFLLDVHCCSTEMNEMNMDDNAVVNQKSQLKVVEVGRLLKDLEALISKLNPTIERCFRIHHKLAKSLALVSAESFVYSRCLSLVAEKFPVSEDSEEGILLKAESISNFIDCWKISLEGLAETILVLQENHLWELASVILGSVLSVPRHFSLHSVVRNVCSAVKNFLHGAPSIAWRLHSDQWISLLCERGIHNYHEHEGSLIDLFSFMLCHPEPEQRFIALKHLGKLMSQDGHSGSALLCSSIRDKVASSVSESSVCEPIISALVSGTWDQVALLASSDPSQRLRIHAMALLVNYVPFSERRNLQSFLAAADTVLQSLTKLSQSTCEGPLAQLSIILFASVCLYSPVEDISLIPENIWSSIETFALGGNERFPAGLEKRTCQALCRLRNEGDEAKEMLKEALSSNSQQQMDPDFGHTRETILQVIADLSAVNSYFDFFSKECDRKVVELEEAEIEMELLQKEKVMQELSAEFKDMHQLPFLTDSASQDNRLQQIKEEIKSLEKAKIKEEVIARRQRKLLSRHARQKFLEEAALREAELLQELDRERIAEIEKEIERQRMLELERAKTRELRHSLDLEKEKQTQRELQRELEQVESGVRPSRREFSSSGRPRERYRERENGRAGNEGTRTSTGMTQPESATSSSMVTMPTVVLSGARQFSGQLPTILQSRDRSDECGSCYEENFDGSKDSGDTGSIGDADSVSALEGPSMSFGSSQRHGPRGSKARQVVERRERDGRRESKWERKH; translated from the exons ATGTCTAGAGAATTACCTTCACAAAAGGCTTTTCATTTACTTGATCCTGACCTCAGAAATCACTGGTCCACTGGTACTAATACTAAAGAATGGATTTTGCTCGAACTGGAT GAACCCTGCCTGCTTTCACATATTAGGATATACAATAAGTCTGTGCTGGAATGGGAAATTTCAGCTGGCTTGCGTTACAAG CCAGAGACATTTCCGAAAGTTCGCCCACGCTGTGAAGCCCCTCGGCGGGACATGATGTACCCTATGAACTATACTCCATGCCGTTATGTTCGGATATCTTGCTTGCGAGGGAGCCCTATAGCAATTTTCTTTGTTCAG TTGATTGGTATTACAGTTACTGGTCTTGAACCGGAGTTTCAACCGATTGTCAACTACTTGCTACCCCAAATAATATCAAGCAAGCAGGACGATAATGATATGCATCTTCAG CTGCTTCAAGATATCACAAACCGGCTTGGAGTGTTCCTTCCCCAACTAGAG GCTGATCTTAACAGCTTTTCAGAAGCTGCAGAACATGCTACACGTTTTCTTGCAATGCTTGCTGGTCCCCTTTACCCAATTCTTCAAATTGTAAAGGAAAG GGAAACGGCAAGGTCACTAGGCAGTATTTCAGAATCTGAAGCTTCAAGAAACAGTCAATCTGTAATAGCTTTGACTGTATCATCAAATTTTGAG CCTAGGAGATCACGCAACATGGCATCCTTGATTTTTCCTACATCTTGTTACTTAGCTTTCCGTCCAGATGCAATCTTCATTTTACTAAGGAAAGCTTACAAAGATTCTAACCTGGGAAATATTTGCAGAGTG GCCTCTTGGATTCTGTCGAAGTTTCTGGAGCCTACAAAAGCACCAGAAGCTTCACTTTCTTCTAGTGAAATAACAACCTCAGTGCCTGATGAAGGATCACATTCTGAGCCTTGCACTCCTGCTTCTTTTGCTGATTACTCAGATCTGTTTGGAGATGAATTTCAGATACCAGAATATCAGTGGGACTCCAAGTTCACTAATATCTTAGATATTGGGCTAATCGAAGAAGGGATTTTACATGTGCTGTATGCTTGTGTATCCAAG CCTCTGCTCTGCAGCAAGTTGGCAGATCACGCTTCTGATTTTTGGTTGGCATTGCCCCTAGTTCAAGCATTGCTGCCAG CACTTCGGCCTAGTATCAACAGTAGTGACCCAATTGATGACGATTTATCTCAGTGGAAACAACCTTTTGTACAGAAAGCCCTGTCCCAG ATTGTTGGGACTTCATCTTCATCAGTTTATCGTCCTCTACTTCGTGCTTGTGGAGGTTacctatcatcattttcaccatcaAAT GGGAGGGCTGCATGTGTGCTCATTGATCTTTGCTCTGGTGTCTTAGCTCCATGGATTCCTCAAGTGATAGCAAAG ATTGACTTAGCACTTGAGCTTTTGAAGGATCTTTTACCTATAATCCAG GGTGCTCGCCACTCATTTGCTCGTGCACGTGCAGCCCTTAAATATATTGTCTTAGCTTTATCTGGGGTTATGgatgatattttggtcaaaTATAAG GATGCTAAGCACCAAGTGCTTTTTCTTGTTGAGATGCTAGAACCGTACCTTGATCCTGCAATAACCCCTGTACAGAGCATTATAGCCTTTGGGAACGTTCCTTCAGTTTTCCTTGAAAAGCAAGAGAAAAATTGTGCTATTGCATTAAATGTGATCCGCACAGCTGTACACAAGCATGCTGTCCTTCCCTCTCTGGAAGCTGAGTGGAGGCGTGGATCCGTTGCTCCGAG TGTCCTTCTCTCAGTTTTGGAACCTCACATGCAGCTTCCTCCTGACATCGACCTACGCCAATCTCCCACTGCTGAGCTGCTAGGatcacaattggtaaatgttTCACCTCTTTCTTCTGTCTTCCACAATGGGGGAGTTTCTTCCAGATCTGGTATTCATGATGATTCTGATGCAAAAGTTGATTCTGATATGACTGGAAAAGCGGACATCCCTGAGGAAGTGAACCTTCTTTTTGCTCCCCCAGAGCTCAATAGAATCTCTCTAGTCTCTGGCAGCCTGGAGAAAAAGTGCACAGCCTTAAGTTCTGATGTCAAGAAGGAAATTAATCAGATTGTTGAAAAAGCTACAAACAATCAGTTTGACAATGGCTCGCTATCTGCTATTGATTATACTGTTGAGTATTCTAATCTGCATGCTGACTACTTTCAGCTTGTGAGTTATCGAGATTGTCAGATGAAAGCTTCTGAATTTAGGCGTTTAGCTGTGGACTTGCATTCTCAATGTGAGATCACTCCTGAGGGTCATGATGCTGCTATAGATGCTTTGCTTTTAGCAGCAGAGTGTTATGTTAATCCGTTCTTTATGATGTCTTCCAGGGACACTTCACCTATTATGAACAAACTGAGTACTAAAAAGCCATGTAAAAACCATGAAGCCTCTGTTCTTCAAAAACTTTTTGAGGAGGACAATGACTTCAAAATTGTAGCTGACCTTGAGAGGAAAAGGGACAAATTTGTTCTTGAGATAATGCTTGAAGCAGCCGAGCTTGACAGGAAGTATCAGCAGAACTCGGACGGGGAATGTCCGACTCCCTACATTGAAGGGAACGATGAGAAACTAGAGTTATCTCAGCAAGATATAAAATCAGCAGATGCTATCACCTTGCTTCGTCAAAATCAAGCACTTTTATGCGACTTTTTAATTCATCGTCTGCAAAAGGAGGAGCACCCGACACATGAGATACTATTGCAAATTCTGCTGTTTGTATTGCACTCGGGAACTAGATTAAACTGTCCTCCTGAGATCATTGTTGACACAATAATAAAATCTGCTGAGCACTTAAACAGGCAGCTGAGATCATTTTATTATCAATTAAAAGAAGGAACTGTCCAGTTGAATGAGTGGAAGCTGCATGCAGTTCGACGTCGGTGGATCCTTCTTCAAAGATTAATAATTGCTTCAAGTGGTTGTGATGAAGGGTCCGAGCTTTCAATTAGCTATAGGAGTGGTTTTCGGTTTGCTAATCTAGTTCCTGCTTCAGCTTGGCTGCAGAAAATACCTGCATTCTCATCTTCAACTGCTCCTCTTGCCCGTTTTCTTGGCTGGATGGCAATATCTCGTAATGCTGAACAGTATCAGAAGGAGAAACTCTTCCTTGTCTCAGATCTTCCACAATTGACATATCTTCTGTCTATATTTTCCGATGAGCTTGCTGTAGTAGGTTACCTGGAGCAGAAAGATgacaagaaaattgaagaatctGGTAGCAATTCAAGTTCTAGGAAAGGGGGTGAAAGTTGTAGTCCACAGATTGGAGATCAGTCTTTTTCTGTTATATACCCCGACATAAGTCAGTTCTTCCCCAATTTGCAAAAGGAGTTTGAAGTTTTTGGGGAATCTATATTGGAGGCTGTTGCTTTGCAATTAAGATCTTTTTCTCCTGCTATTATACCCGATTTATTATGTTggttttctgatttttgttCATGGCCGTTTGTTCGAGAAGAGAACCAACTTTATTGTAGAAAATCTAGTGGATTTGCAAAAGGTTTTGTTGCTAAGAATGCAAAAGCAATTGTCTTTTATGTGCTTGAAGCCATCGTAGCTGAGCACATGGAAGCACTGGTACCAGAATTACCGACGTTGATGCAAGTTCTTGTTTCCTTGTGTGGGTCTTCATATTGTGATGTGTCATTTCTCAGTTCGGTGTTGCAATTGGTAAAGCCAATTATCTCATATTCCTTGGGAAAATGTTCTGCCGATGAAAACGTAGTGAGTGATGATTCATGTCTTAATTTAGAATCATTATGCTTTGATGAACTTTTTGAAATTATCAAAGATGAGAACCAGAGCACTCCAAGAGAGGATGGACTATGCAGGGCAATGTCAATTTTTGTTTTGGCATCAGTGTTTCCTGATCTATCCTTTCAACGCAAAGTTGAACTATTGCAATTTTCTATATCCTGTGCTGATTTTGCTTCTTGTGAGCCAACAACGTCATTTCATGATTATCTTTGTTCATATCAGGCTCTAATAGGAAATTGCAAAGTTTTGCTCCTTGAGACATTGAGAGGCTGGGGTGTCATTCCCTACACTATGCCTCAGTTGTCTGACATTGATATTTCTGCACCATGTGATGATAGATCTGAACATTACTCAGATTTTCTTTTGGATGTCCATTGCTGTTCAACTgagatgaatgaaatgaacatggATGATAATGCTGTTGTGAACCAAAAATCTCAGCTCAAAGTTGTGGAAGTTGGAAGACTCCTAAAGGACCTAGAAGCACTCATTTCCAAGCTCAATCCAACTATTGAACGATGCTTTAGGATTCACCATAAATTAGCAAAGAGTCTAGCCCTTGTTTCTGCAGAAAGCTTTGTGTACTCAAGATGCTTAAGTTTGGTTGCTGAGAAATTTCCAGTTTCTGAAGACAGTGAGGAGGGAATTCTTCTCAAGGCAGAATCGATTTCTAATTTCATTGATTGTTGGAAAATCAGTCTTGAAGGACTTGCAGAAACAATTCTAGTGCttcaagaaaaccatttgtgGGAGCTTGCTTCTGTGATCCTTGGTTCTGTACTCTCTGTTCCTCGACACTTTTCTTTGCATAGTGTAGTTCGCAATGTATGCTCTGCAGTTAAAAATTTCTTGCATGGTGCCCCAAGTATTGCTTGGAGGCTTCACAGTGATCAGTGGATCTCTCTGCTATGTGAAAGGGGCATCCATAACTACCATGAACATGAAGGTTCTCTGATTGATCTGTTCTCTTTCATGCTTTGCCATCCGGAGCCTGAACAACGGTTTATTGCACTTAAGCACTTGGGGAAGCTCATGAGCCAAGATGGACATAGTGGGTCTGCTTTATTATGTTCTAGTATTCGCGATAAAGTAGCCTCATCAGTAAGTGAGTCTTCTGTATGTGAGCCGATTATATCTGCTCTCGTTTCTGGTACATGGGATCAGGTAGCTCTGCTGGCTTCATCTGACCCATCACAGCGTTTAAGAATCCATGCAATGGCACTTCTTGTCAACTATGTACCATTCTCTGAAAGACGCAACTTGCAATCATTTCTTGCAGCAGCAGATACAGTTCTACAGTCTTTGACAAAACTATCGCAATCAACCTGTGAAGGACCATTAGCACAACTTTCGATTATACTTTTTGCCAGTGTTTGCCTGTACTCTCCAGTTGAAGATATTTCACTTATTCCTGAAAATATTTGGAGCAGTATTGAAACTTTTGCATTAGGAGGAAATG aaagaTTTCCCGCCGGACTTGAGAAAAGAACTTGCCAAGCTTTATGTAGACTGAGAAATGAAGGGGATGAGGCTAAAGAG ATGTTGAAAGAAGCTCTCTCTTCAAATTCCCAGCAGCAAATGGATCCAGATTTTGGCCATACACGCGAAACAATCCTTCAG GTCATAGCGGATTTGTCTGCTGTCAACTCATACTTTGACTTTTTCTCAAAGGAATGTGACCGGAAGGTTGTG GAATTGGAGGAGGCCGAGATTGAAATGGAACTTCTTCAGAAGGAAAAAGTAATGCAGGAATTATCGGCTGAATTTAAAGATATGCATCAGCTTCCCTTCCTAACTG ATTCGGCAAGTCAAGACAACCGCTTGCAGCAGATCAAAGAGGAAATTAAATCCTT AGAAAAGGCCAAAATCAAAGAGGAGGTTATAGCACGCAGGCAAAGGAAACTACTCAGTAGGCATGCCCGTCAAAAATTCTTGGAAGAGGCAGCTCTTCGAGAAGCTGAACTTCTACAAGAGTTGGATAG AGAGAGGATAGCTGAAATAGAAAAGGAGATCGAGAGACAACGTATGCTGGAGCTTGAACGCGCAAAAACCAGGGAGTTGCGACACAGCCTTGATCTAGAGAAAGAAAAGCAAACACAG AGAGAACTGCAACGAGAACTTGAGCAAGTTGAATCTGGAGTTCGACCATCGAGACGAGAATTTTCATCTAGTGG TAGGCCACGAGAAAGATATCGTGAAAGGGAAAACGGAAGAGCAGGTAATGAAGGGACCAGAACAAGTACGGGGATGACACAGCCCGAAAGTGCAACGAGTTCATCAATGGTAACCATGCCTACCGTGGTTCTATCAGGGGCTAGGCAATTCTCTGGCCAACTTCCAACTATTCTGCAATCACGCGACAGATCAGATGAATGTGGAAGCTGCTATGAAGAAAACTTTGATGGTAGTAAAGACTCGGGGGACACGGGGAGTATTGGGGATGCAGACTCGGTGTCAGCACTTGAGGGACCGTCCATGAGCTTTGGGTCGTCTCAAAGGCATGGTCCCCGGGGGAGTAAGGCCAGGCAAGTTGTGGAACGAAGAGAACGGGATGGCAGACGGGAAAGTAAATGGGAGAGAAAACATTAG